From a region of the Acidimicrobiia bacterium genome:
- a CDS encoding DUF6597 domain-containing transcriptional factor: protein MTATYRERPPVAGLAPAVACVWTQHVGATSAPYEHRVVPDACVDVLWRDGRLELAGPDTGPVLTPLSPQSSIVGIRFRPGHARRFLGVPVSELTDARLSLDDVLGDDARDLADRLADARTADDGERLLEAAMLERVPTAPDADDVVEPLVAMLATGRSSVHDAARTLAFSERQLHRRCVAAFGYGPKTLDRVLRFQRFLRAARATDASFARLAAASGYSDEAHLAHECRALGGTRPSELAGRVVPGS from the coding sequence ATGACAGCGACGTATCGGGAGCGGCCGCCCGTCGCCGGTCTCGCCCCCGCAGTCGCGTGCGTGTGGACCCAGCACGTCGGCGCGACGTCCGCGCCCTACGAGCACCGTGTCGTCCCGGACGCCTGCGTCGACGTCCTCTGGCGTGACGGCCGACTCGAGCTCGCGGGCCCCGACACGGGCCCCGTGCTCACGCCGTTGTCGCCGCAGTCCTCGATCGTCGGGATCAGGTTCCGGCCCGGCCACGCGCGCCGGTTCCTGGGCGTGCCCGTGTCCGAGCTCACCGACGCGCGCCTGTCGCTCGACGACGTCCTGGGCGACGACGCGCGCGATCTCGCCGATCGGCTCGCCGACGCCCGCACGGCCGACGACGGCGAACGCCTCCTCGAAGCGGCGATGCTCGAGCGCGTCCCGACCGCGCCAGACGCCGACGACGTCGTGGAGCCGCTCGTCGCGATGCTCGCCACGGGCCGCTCGTCCGTGCACGACGCAGCGCGGACACTCGCGTTCAGCGAGCGGCAGCTCCACCGGCGCTGCGTCGCGGCGTTCGGCTACGGCCCCAAGACGCTCGACCGCGTGCTCCGCTTCCAGCGCTTCCTGCGCGCCGCGCGCGCCACGGACGCGTCGTTCGCACGTCTTGCCGCGGCGTCCGGCTACAGCGACGAGGCGCACCTCGCGCACGAGTGCCGCGCCCTCGGCGGCACGCGACCGAGCGAGCTCGCCGGCCGCGTCGTCCCCGGCAGCTGA
- a CDS encoding VOC family protein, with amino-acid sequence MTVPARMSVVTLGYRDLATMRSFYERLGWKSRSDDDEFVRFEVGGGSLTMFPLHLLAGEANLPVAEPDGNFRGFTLAVVVERREMVDAAIADVERAGGRVLARPVDRDFGGYSGYFADPEDNVWEIVWAPGMSFDERGGLIWPE; translated from the coding sequence ATGACGGTTCCCGCACGCATGAGCGTCGTGACGCTCGGCTACCGTGACCTGGCGACGATGCGGTCGTTCTACGAGCGGCTCGGCTGGAAGAGCCGCTCGGACGACGACGAGTTCGTCCGCTTCGAGGTCGGCGGCGGCTCGCTGACGATGTTCCCGTTGCACCTGCTCGCGGGCGAGGCGAACCTCCCCGTGGCCGAGCCCGACGGCAACTTCCGCGGCTTCACGCTCGCGGTCGTCGTCGAACGCCGGGAGATGGTCGACGCCGCGATCGCGGACGTCGAGCGTGCGGGCGGCCGGGTGCTCGCGCGTCCGGTCGATCGCGACTTCGGCGGCTACTCCGGCTACTTCGCGGACCCGGAGGACAACGTGTGGGAGATCGTCTGGGCGCCCGGCATGTCGTTCGACGAGCGCGGCGGGCTGATCTGGCCGGAGTGA